TGTTGCTGGTCTCCGGCGCATTTTTCGTTGAACCTGCGCTGGCGGGGATCTACACCTTTACCGACGCCAGCGGCGTGATGCACTTCACCAACGTCCCGTCCACCCCGCGCTATGCCGACATGAAGCGCGTGGCCTACATGCCCGAACCGGTGTCGACGACCCGCCGGGCACGCTTGGTCGATCCAGGCCGCTTCAACCCGCTGGTCGAACAGGCGGCGCGCGAGCATCAGATCGATCAGGCGCTGCTGCGTGCCGTGATCGCGGTGGAGTCGGGTTACGATCCGAATGCTGTCTCGCGCAAGGGTGCCGTGGGTTTGATGCAACTGATGCCGCAAACCGCGCGGCGTTATGGCGTCAGGAACATGTACGACCCGGCCCAGAACATCCAGGGCGGGGCGCGTTATCTGCGCGACCTGATGGGGAAATTCAACAATGACCTGCCGCTGGTGCTGGCCGCCTATAACGCCGGGGAAGAAGCCATCGCCCAGTACGGCAACCGCATCCCGCCGTACCGCGAGACGCGCTCCTACGTCCCGCGGGTCCTGGATTTTTACCGCCAATATCAGCGCGGTTCGCGCTAGAAGTCCCAGCGATAACCGAGCGACCAGTAGCGCCGGAGGGTTTTATCTTCCGTGGTGGCGCTTGTGGTGGTTGTGCGCTCCTCACCGAATTCCGCTTCGAGCGTGACGTTCTCCTTCCATTTGTAACTGGGCCTTAATACCGGCGCAAAGCGGTCCAGCTTGCTGTCGGTGGTTGTATTGTGCTGACTGTACCAGCTCAGCGTGACGTCCAGCCCCCAGCTCGCGCCCCACAGCAGGCGGTTGGTCAGGGAGTAGGAATTGCCGGTGTAATCCGGGCCGTCGATGCGGCTGATGTTGAGCACGTTGACGTCGCGTTGCGTGAACAGCCCGGTGCCGATGATATTTCCCGTATAGGTATGAATATCACCGGTGTCCGGTTGCGCCGGCTGGTTGACCGTGCCGACGGTGGCCGAGGTGTGCGCCGATTGCACGTCAAACCCCGCCTGCCAGCGTGGGCTCAGCGACTGCGATACGCCGACACTGAACATGTCGGTCGTGGACGTCAGATCGAGGGCCTGCTGCTTGAGCTGCTCGTAGGACTTGGTCTGGAGCTGCGACTCGATTGACGTGTTGGTTTCGCCGAGCAGGGCATTGGTCAGCGTCAGTGACGGTGTCTTGCGTTTGTCGTACAGCACATGCGCGGACGTGCCGCTGCCGCCGGTCCAGTTGCCCTGCAGCAGGAAGATGTTCGGTGCGGCAAACTCGGTATCGTAGTCATACAGGCTGTATACGGTGAACGCCGGGCTGAAGTAGCGCAGCTCGCCGCCCACGGCGTTGCGGTCCGTGACCCCGTCCGCCTTCTGCTGCATGGTGTAGAGACTGCCGCCCCAATGCTCCGCGAACGGGCCCAGATCCACGCTGGCGCCGTAGAATTTCAGGTCGGTATCGAATGAATTATCGGCGGGTTTGCCGCCCACCACATTGACGCGCCACTTGGGCGTGAAGTTGTAGCCGGCGGTGGCGCCGTCGAAGCGCCCGAGTACGCCGCCGGAACTGCCGGGCTGGCGGCCAAGGCGCGCCGAGTAATCGCGCTTGCGGTCCTTGACCTCGTAATAAAGCGCGCTCAGACGATTGGCGTCATTCTGCCCCGTGAGAAAATTCTTGGTATGGGTGTCACGTACCACAAAACGATTGTCGAAATCCTCGCTGCGATAACGGTGCGTCAGGTTGAGATTCGTGACCAGCGCGCTTTGGTCGGTCTGGGTCAGGGTCTCCTGGTTTTGCGAACCGGCGGTCGGGATCAGATCGGTGGTGTCGACCTTGCTGGCGCCGTGATAGTAATACTGCGACAGGTTTCCGATGACGGTCGACAGTACCTCGACACGCGGTTTGGCAGCCTTGAAGACTGGCGAAGGAGTGGGGCTGGCAGCGTCAAGCGCGGCGATGCGCTGGCGCACACGGTCCGCGCCTTCGCCGGTCGGATACAGCCGCAGATAAAGCTCGTATTCCTTGTGCGCCGCCGCGGCTTCCCCGGAGCGTTCGCGCGCGAGGCCGATGAACTCCTGCGCATCCTGGGAGTAACGGTTGGGCGGCATGCGCAACAGTGCATCGAGGGTGACGACGGCGGTGCGATTGTCACCGCGCGCCAGGGCGGCGCGGGCCTTGTCCATCAGCGCCAGCGCTTCCTTGTCGCCGGACGTCGCCGGGAGCACCGCCACGCTTGGCAGGCTTGCCGGAGGGGCGGCAGGCGCGGCCCGGGCAGGCACCTTTGCCGGCGGTGCAACCGGAACGGCAGGCGCCGCCAGGACCGGCACCGCAGGCGCGACCAACGCCATCCGCACCGAATCGTTTTGTTCCCTGGGCGTGATGCGCGTCACCTTCGCGTTCGGGTAAGCCGCTTTCAATTGCTGGCGTGCGGCAAAGACTTCCTCCTCTTTCTCGAAAAAGCCAAGTTTCAGCTGGTAGCGGGTCTTGTCTTTTACGCCTGTCTGCGTGACATAAAGCCGGTTGCTTTTCAGTGAGGCTGGCAGGGGTGAACGCGTCGTGCGTATGGGCTGTTTGCTTTCCTCGAGCTGAATGACGTAGAGCGCCCGGGGAGAAATGACGGCCGCCGTGGCCGGGACTGTCGGTGTCGGAGCAGGTGCCGGCACCGGCACCACCGGGATCGGTTGTACAGGCACGGCCTTGGCGGTCTCCACCGGCGGCATCGCCGGTTTTGCCACCGGGGCCGTACGCTGAATGGTGGCGTATTCGTTGCGGCCGATCTCGGTGACCGACGCCGCGGGGTATTTGTCCAGCACGCTGTGGCGATAGGCGTTGGCTTCACTGAAGCTGTCGAAAAATCCGACGCGCAGGTTGTAGACGTTCTTGCCGAACGCCTTGCTTTGAATCAGGTATACCGGACGATCCGGGATATCGCGCTTGGCCTGTTTGTCTGAAATCGGCGTAAAGCCGCTGCGCAACGTGACCACGAAACGCTTTTCAGGGGTGGCATCCGTGACGGTATTGGTGTTGCCGCTGTCGCCTGAAATGGCATGGGCGGGCGATACCGATGAGAGATTCAAAAGCAGCAGAAACAGCACGACGAGGGGGATAGCCCGCATGGTAGTTATATTCAAAAATTTAAATGTAGGAAAGGAAGGTTTTTTATTTGGCCGGATTGCTTTTTGCCGCCGGAGTGTTCCTGGGTGCGTTCGCCGGGCCGGTTTCCACCGGCACCACGGGCAGGTAAATCACGATGCTGCGATTATCGTCGCCGGGCCGGACGTTGTAGTTGACGTCGCGATTGAAGCGCACCGTCAGCGACCACGGATCACGCTGCAGATTGAGCGACACGGGCGGGTCGAAGGTGATGGTCGCAGCCGGTAACACGGGCGTGGCGGAAACGTGGCGGGTTTCCTGCCGCAGACTGATGTCCTGCAGGTCCAGTGCCGCGATATTGACGAATATTTTCAGTAATTGCCCGTGTTCCTGCGGGAAGTGGCTCACGTAGTTGACCGGCATGGTGAAATGTATCCGGATCTCCGCCCATTCCGGCTCAACCGCGGTTTCGACATCATCCAGCAGGACCTCCTGCGCGCTGACGATCCCGGGACCGGCGATGACCATGAACAGCAGGGTCAGCCCGAGCAGCGGACTCTTCATGATCCAGTTCCCTGTGATGCAGGTTCGTTGTGGCATATTCGACGCACCTCGGTCTAGTTGGTCCATCGGCTGTAAGGGGTGCCCTGGCTACCCAGGGGCCGGTGGCAGCCGGACGCGGAACAGTCTGTCTGGCCCTGGTATCTTTCATAGTGGTTCAACGATTTCTTGTCCATGGTGCCAAGATAGCTCGTGCCGCTTGCGTGGCAGCCTTTGCACCAGCCCGAACCGCTGCCCAGGCTGCCGTTGTGATTCATTGTCTGCGACGCAAAGCTGGTCGTGCTCTTGTGGCAAGAGTCGCAGTTCATGCTGGCGCCGGCAAGCAGCTGGGACTGATAGGGGATGTGGTTGGTGGGCGCGGCCAGCCCCGGAC
The DNA window shown above is from Sulfuricaulis limicola and carries:
- a CDS encoding lytic transglycosylase domain-containing protein; protein product: MPHSRHLIALLLVSGAFFVEPALAGIYTFTDASGVMHFTNVPSTPRYADMKRVAYMPEPVSTTRRARLVDPGRFNPLVEQAAREHQIDQALLRAVIAVESGYDPNAVSRKGAVGLMQLMPQTARRYGVRNMYDPAQNIQGGARYLRDLMGKFNNDLPLVLAAYNAGEEAIAQYGNRIPPYRETRSYVPRVLDFYRQYQRGSR
- a CDS encoding tetratricopeptide repeat protein, with translation MRAIPLVVLFLLLLNLSSVSPAHAISGDSGNTNTVTDATPEKRFVVTLRSGFTPISDKQAKRDIPDRPVYLIQSKAFGKNVYNLRVGFFDSFSEANAYRHSVLDKYPAASVTEIGRNEYATIQRTAPVAKPAMPPVETAKAVPVQPIPVVPVPAPAPTPTVPATAAVISPRALYVIQLEESKQPIRTTRSPLPASLKSNRLYVTQTGVKDKTRYQLKLGFFEKEEEVFAARQQLKAAYPNAKVTRITPREQNDSVRMALVAPAVPVLAAPAVPVAPPAKVPARAAPAAPPASLPSVAVLPATSGDKEALALMDKARAALARGDNRTAVVTLDALLRMPPNRYSQDAQEFIGLARERSGEAAAAHKEYELYLRLYPTGEGADRVRQRIAALDAASPTPSPVFKAAKPRVEVLSTVIGNLSQYYYHGASKVDTTDLIPTAGSQNQETLTQTDQSALVTNLNLTHRYRSEDFDNRFVVRDTHTKNFLTGQNDANRLSALYYEVKDRKRDYSARLGRQPGSSGGVLGRFDGATAGYNFTPKWRVNVVGGKPADNSFDTDLKFYGASVDLGPFAEHWGGSLYTMQQKADGVTDRNAVGGELRYFSPAFTVYSLYDYDTEFAAPNIFLLQGNWTGGSGTSAHVLYDKRKTPSLTLTNALLGETNTSIESQLQTKSYEQLKQQALDLTSTTDMFSVGVSQSLSPRWQAGFDVQSAHTSATVGTVNQPAQPDTGDIHTYTGNIIGTGLFTQRDVNVLNISRIDGPDYTGNSYSLTNRLLWGASWGLDVTLSWYSQHNTTTDSKLDRFAPVLRPSYKWKENVTLEAEFGEERTTTTSATTEDKTLRRYWSLGYRWDF